Proteins from one Sphingomonas sp. HF-S4 genomic window:
- a CDS encoding glutaminyl-peptide cyclotransferase, whose product MRKALPLALLALASCGDKDETPKVQTVAIVKTYPHDSQAFTQGLYIDGGTLFESTGEEGTSGIRKVTLDTGEVTAQAPLPPPYFGEGIIGWKDRIYQLTWKDQKGFIYSKADLSPKGEFAYAGEGWGLTHNGKSVIMSDGTATLRFLDPETMAQQSTISVTANGCPVTQLNELEWIDGEIWANVWQTDLIARIDPASGKVKSFVDVAALGPPTPSVDEVPNGIAYDATAKRIFVTGKMWPQLYEVRVTDDPVNGAAQDQAARLMQCQPGG is encoded by the coding sequence ATGCGCAAGGCACTCCCGCTCGCATTGCTCGCGCTGGCCAGCTGCGGCGACAAGGACGAGACCCCCAAGGTCCAGACCGTCGCGATCGTGAAGACCTATCCGCACGATTCGCAGGCCTTCACCCAGGGGCTCTATATCGACGGCGGCACGCTGTTCGAGAGCACCGGCGAGGAAGGCACGTCGGGCATCCGCAAGGTGACGCTCGACACCGGCGAGGTCACCGCGCAGGCGCCGCTGCCGCCGCCTTATTTCGGCGAGGGGATCATCGGCTGGAAGGACAGGATCTACCAGCTCACCTGGAAGGACCAGAAGGGCTTCATCTACAGCAAGGCCGATCTCAGCCCCAAGGGCGAGTTCGCCTATGCGGGCGAAGGCTGGGGCCTCACCCACAACGGCAAGTCGGTGATCATGAGCGATGGCACCGCGACGCTGCGCTTCCTCGATCCCGAGACGATGGCACAGCAATCGACGATCAGCGTCACCGCAAACGGGTGTCCCGTCACCCAGCTCAACGAGCTCGAATGGATCGACGGCGAGATCTGGGCGAATGTCTGGCAGACTGACCTGATCGCGCGGATCGACCCCGCCAGCGGCAAGGTGAAGAGCTTCGTCGACGTCGCCGCGCTCGGCCCGCCCACCCCCAGCGTCGATGAAGTGCCCAACGGCATCGCCTATGACGCCACCGCCAAGCGCATCTTCGTCACCGGCAAGATGTGGCCGCAGCTCTACGAGGTCCGCGTCACCGACGATCCCGTGAACGGCGCCGCGCAGGACCAGGCCGCGCGGCTGATGCAGTGCCAGCCGGGCGGATGA
- a CDS encoding thymidylate synthase: MRQYLDLMERALTHGAETMDRTGTGTLSVFGHQMRFDLAAGFPLLTTKKLHIRSIIIELLWFLRGDTNVRWLQERKVSIWNEWADDSGDLGPVYGKQWRRWEAADGREIDQIAELLDQIRNNPGSRRQIVSAWNPGELHAMALAPCHCLFQTYVANGKLSLQLYQRSADIFLGVPFNIASYALLTHLLAQQAGLEVGEFVWTGGDCHLYSNHLDQAREQLGRAPGPLPQLEITRKAPSIDSYDYEDFVIHDYQAQAHIKAPVAV, translated from the coding sequence CGGGCACCTTGTCCGTGTTCGGCCACCAGATGCGCTTCGATCTCGCCGCCGGCTTCCCGCTGCTGACCACCAAGAAGCTCCATATCCGATCGATCATCATCGAATTGCTCTGGTTCCTGCGGGGCGACACCAATGTCCGCTGGCTCCAGGAGCGCAAGGTGAGCATCTGGAACGAATGGGCCGACGACTCGGGCGATCTCGGCCCGGTCTACGGCAAGCAATGGCGCCGCTGGGAGGCGGCCGACGGCCGCGAGATCGACCAGATCGCCGAACTGCTCGACCAGATCCGCAATAATCCCGGATCGCGCCGCCAGATCGTCTCGGCGTGGAATCCCGGCGAGCTCCACGCGATGGCGCTGGCGCCGTGCCATTGCCTGTTCCAGACCTATGTCGCGAACGGCAAATTGAGCCTCCAGCTCTACCAGCGCAGTGCCGACATCTTCCTCGGCGTGCCGTTCAACATCGCCAGCTACGCGCTGCTCACCCATCTGCTCGCGCAGCAGGCGGGGCTCGAGGTCGGCGAGTTCGTCTGGACCGGCGGCGACTGCCACCTCTATTCGAACCATCTCGACCAGGCCCGCGAGCAGCTCGGCCGCGCGCCCGGCCCGCTTCCGCAGCTCGAGATCACCCGCAAAGCCCCCTCGATCGACAGCTACGACTATGAGGATTTCGTGATCCACGACTATCAGGCCCAGGCCCATATCAAGGCGCCGGTGGCGGTATGA